The following proteins come from a genomic window of Sesamum indicum cultivar Zhongzhi No. 13 linkage group LG10, S_indicum_v1.0, whole genome shotgun sequence:
- the LOC105172342 gene encoding uncharacterized GPI-anchored protein At3g06035: MESCWARFAIIILLLSVPVQSDEEEDHLLQGINSFRQSSNVPALAKHDKANCVADEIADQLEDKHCASNTAPPAQSQLISNYPSVLKKCDIDVNTTRDGMILPVCVPHRVATLVLTNYTQSHNSRYLNDSRFTGAGIGTEDDWTVLVLTTNTPGGSFASGAGRLTIPGSTQYLPTLLLMLFLVLIY; encoded by the exons ATGGAGTCTTGTTGGGCTCGTTTTGCTATCATCATTCTGCTACTCTCCGTCCCAGTACAGTCTGATG aagaagaagatcaTCTGCTACAGGGAATCAACAGCTTCCGGCAGTCGTCCAACGTTCCGGCTCTCGCCAAGCACGATAAGGCCAATTGTGTGGCCGACGAAATTGCGGACCAATTAGAGGACAAACACTGTGCGTCCAACACTGCACCACCAGCCCAATCGCAACTGATCTCCAACTACCCTAGTGTTCTAAAGAAATGTGACATAGACGTCAACACGACGAGAGACGGTATGATACTGCCGGTTTGCGTGCCACATCGAGTTGCGACTCTGGTGCTCACTAACTACACACAGTCTCACAATTCAAGATACTTGAACGACTCCAGGTTTACGGGTGCGGGCATTGGGACCGAAGACGACTGGACCGTCTTAGTCTTGACCACAAACACACCCGGAGGGAGCTTCGCAAGTGGAGCTGGTCGGCTGACGATACCGGGCTCGACCCAGTACTTGCCAACTCTTCTTCTGATGCTATTTCTCGTGTTGATATATTAA
- the LOC105172343 gene encoding U11/U12 small nuclear ribonucleoprotein 35 kDa protein: MSRGGSSSNSINSVFYAETYHPIQAGSIDGTDILPHDNAVYRALLCSNASLYDPFGDPKVIGDPYCTLFVGRLSHLTTEDTLRKAMSEYGRVKNLRLVRHIVTGASRGYGFVEFETEKEMRRAYKDAHHTFIDDSEIIVDYNRQHLMPGWIPRRLGGGLGGKKESGQLRFGGRERPFRAPLRQIPLDDLKRLGIPAPPEGRYMSRFQIPSPPRRKRSSSETGDSDEQEKRGVSSHRHEKSSSPDRSYGGGRSTYNEDRHQKQHKQGRHSYRHEKKPSSSRERSHDRDERAYRYHKDLHRHDRWTPGDDFNDD, translated from the exons ATGAGCCGTGGCGGTAGCAGCAGCAACAGTATAAATTCAGTGTTCTATGCCGAGACTTACCATCCGATCCAAGCGGGAAGCATCGACGGAACCGATATTCTCCCCCATGACAACGCCGTCTATAGAGCTCTTCTTTGTTCCAATGCTTCCCTCT ATGATCCCTTTGGCGACCCGAAAGTTATTGGCGACCCTTATTGTACTCTCTTTGTCGGTCGCCTCTCTCATCTCACCACCGAAGACACTCTCCGTAAG GCTATGAGCGAATATGGGAGGGTTAAGAACTTGCGGTTGGTCAGACACATAG TTACAGGTGCCTCACGTGGTTATGGCTTTGTGGAGTTTGAAACAGAGAAAGAGATGCGCCGAGCCTACAAG GACGCTCACCATACTTTTATTGATGATTCTGAGATCATAGTCGATTACAACAGACAGCATTTGATGCCTGGTTGGATTCCAAGAAGACTAG GAGGTGGTCTTGGTGGCAAGAAAGAATCAGGACAACTTCGATTTGGAGGAAGAGAAAGACCATTTCGAGCTCCACT GAGGCAAATACCACTGGATGATTTAAAGAGGCTTGGAATACCAGCTCCTCCTGAAGGAAGGTACATGTCGCGCTTTCAG ATCCCATCCCCACCAAGAAGGAAGAGAAGTAGTTCTGAAACTGGAGACTCTGATGAGCAAGAGAAACGGGGTGTGTCTTCTCATCGGCATGAGAAGTCATCAAGTCCAGATCGCTCTTATGGTGGAGGTAGGTCTACGTACAACGAAGACCGTCATCAAAAGCAGCATAAACAAGGTAGACATTCTTACAGGCACGAAAAGAAGCCGTCATCATCGCGGGAAAGGAGTCACGACAGAGACGAACGAGCTTATAGGTATCACAAAGATTTGCATCGACATGATAGGTGGACTCCTGGCGATGACTTTAATGATGACTAG